The Pedobacter mucosus genome window below encodes:
- a CDS encoding response regulator encodes MKRILVVDDDIEVLETIQLILEIGGFKVSALNNGEEVFNRIETFKPDLILLDISLGHIDGRILCEQLKSIDSTSKIPILLISGLYEQKDFTTLNYGQDDFLSKPFQMDVLLKKISKILSLEENEPSFHLN; translated from the coding sequence ATGAAGAGAATACTTGTAGTAGATGATGACATTGAGGTTTTAGAAACCATACAATTGATATTAGAAATTGGAGGCTTTAAAGTTTCTGCATTAAATAATGGAGAAGAGGTTTTTAATAGAATAGAAACTTTTAAGCCAGATTTAATCTTACTCGATATTTCTCTTGGCCATATAGATGGACGTATTTTATGTGAACAATTAAAATCTATAGACAGTACATCAAAAATTCCAATTTTGTTAATTTCTGGATTATATGAGCAAAAAGATTTTACCACTTTAAATTATGGCCAAGATGATTTCCTTTCGAAGCCTTTTCAAATGGATGTATTATTAAAGAAAATAAGTAAAATTC